GGGGACGTCGTTGCTGATCAGCGTGCACGCGCCCGACGCGGTGAACACGCCTTCGGGGGTGTCGAACCGCGCGTAGAACTGCTGCGGCAGGCCCGGCGGAAAGCGCGGGTCGGTGATGCGAAGGCAGGCCGTGGCGCTTCCCACGCGGCGGACGCCGTTGTTCACGATGCGGCCGGACGAGGCGGTGCCCGCCTCGGACCAGAGCGAAGCGCCCAGGAACACGTTCGTCTGGAAGGGCGCCTGCGCGCAGACGGCACGGTCGGCGGGGAAGTCGGGATCTTCCACCGACCGGAAGCGCAGCACCGTGGGACGCGCGCCGGTCTGGGGCGACGAGTTGATCACTTCGGCGCTGCCGCCGTACAGGGCGGCGTCGCCGCCAGCGGCGTGGCGGTCGGCGCCCGCGGGCGCATCGCCGCAGGCGGCGAGGAGCAGGGTAAGCGCGAGGGCAGCAACAGAGCGGGAGTACATGTGCAAAGTCCTTCGATGAATGATGGTTGGAAGATCGGCTACAGGCGGATGAGCTGGGCGCCGTAGTGCACGTTGGCACCCACGGCCGCGATCAGCACCAGGTCGCCCCGGCCCAGTTGAACGACGCCCTGCTCCAGGTCCTCGGCCAGCAGGATCAGCATTCCGGCGGCTGAGGTGTTGCCGTAGCGGTCGACGTTGCACGCCACGCGGTCGGCGGGAAGCCCCGACTGCCTGACGAAGGTGTCCATCAGCCGCTTGTTGGGCTGGTGGAAGTAGTACCGCTGCACCAGCGGCGCGAGCTCCGGCTGCTCGGCCAGCACGCCGTCGATGCAGGCGTTCATGTACGTGGGATACGACCGCGCCACCAGGTGCCCGTCCACCACGAACGCCTCGTCGGCACGGTTGGCGACGGGCGACATGCGGCTTTCCAGCCCGCCGGCCCGGCGGATGACCAGCTGCAGGTAGTCGTTGCCCGACATCGACGAGATGATGCCCTCGCCCGGGCGCCCGTCGCCGCGCAGGATGATGGCCCCCGCGCCGTCGCCGAACACGTAGGCCCCGAAGGCCGCCGGCAGCCGCTTGCGGCCCGGCGACGAGGCCACGTCGCCGCTCCACACGTCGCGGTCCACCAGCGCCGAGGTGAACGCGCTGCCGATGACCGCCGCCGTGCGGATGGCGCCGCTGCGGATCATCTTGTACACCATGTCCGTCACGTACGGCGTGCCGCCGCATCCGTCGTCGATCAGCAGGCCGAAGCAGTCGGGGCGGCACCCGACGCGGCGGTGCACCTCCATGGCGTCGTGGCTGAAGTTCACCCGGTCGGGGGTGCAGGTGACCACGAAAACGGCGTCGAGCTCATGCCCCTCGATGCCGGCCATCTCCATGGCCCGGCGCAGGGCCGCCTCGCACATGTCGGTATTGTTCACGGGCTCGCCCGCCACGGCGGTGGGG
This genomic interval from Longimicrobium sp. contains the following:
- a CDS encoding 3-oxoacyl-ACP synthase III family protein, whose product is MIQLSNAFGTRGVRVVGAGAYVPPRAVSNEHITQAIPGWSAEWIAEKTQIRERRFLWDLNPETGVTMAPTAVAGEPVNNTDMCEAALRRAMEMAGIEGHELDAVFVVTCTPDRVNFSHDAMEVHRRVGCRPDCFGLLIDDGCGGTPYVTDMVYKMIRSGAIRTAAVIGSAFTSALVDRDVWSGDVASSPGRKRLPAAFGAYVFGDGAGAIILRGDGRPGEGIISSMSGNDYLQLVIRRAGGLESRMSPVANRADEAFVVDGHLVARSYPTYMNACIDGVLAEQPELAPLVQRYYFHQPNKRLMDTFVRQSGLPADRVACNVDRYGNTSAAGMLILLAEDLEQGVVQLGRGDLVLIAAVGANVHYGAQLIRL